From the Melospiza georgiana isolate bMelGeo1 chromosome 25, bMelGeo1.pri, whole genome shotgun sequence genome, one window contains:
- the LOC131093380 gene encoding uncharacterized protein LOC131093380 isoform X1, whose protein sequence is MERQQAGVALGLLERLAAVCDEATVFPRELQRLLRDIEATLKETNEASLDVPEDLVAKVADAERLCEANAHLAKDHLAKTVRDIIKFLFPGGPASLSAREVAERCQRAIEDIPRLLRPLECPQSVPKVFPVTMELQELSPAFLQPQVTVVAILGDLLATLPSEDEINLLFTCPSDFYRDLRVLTWELRDTRHCTEDWRHRTVTWDDDDAVTSLSQALAAWESTPGMSQKRVTMAARNWQGLVNALVNSWARLARIATKLPNACRDLAAKAADRAATATSQARELQDEAARDGTAQENMVELGQALGREEGAEVVARHEAQVRREAMVAASEARRATMVRQRLEASLGLLERLVATCDEATAFPRELQRLLKAIKAALKGTIEASPKVSEDLVAKVAVAEQLWEANARLAKDHLEGTLQGSIIFHFNGDGPTSPSACGVAGQCQRAMEYIARLLGPPEHPQSVPKVSSVSMELQELSPALLQPEVTAVAILGELLASLPRQDEEMYLHVPKCLYWDLKNFTSNLRFTLYCTDNTWWRHSVTSGDDDPVTSLSRALAACESTRGTTWDNVTKAASEWQWLVSVHVYRWAELARAATELRNTCREVVTEAADREASATAWARDLQALAARDGTAQENMVELGQALVREEGAEMEDRYETQVRRDARVAAREATRATMERQQAEAALRLLERLVATCDEATAFPQELQCLLWDTKAALKGTSEASPNVPEDLVAKVAMAEQLWEAKRRLAKDHLLRAVPGTSKFYFTGGPASPSACEVAEWCQRAIEDIPRLLRPPEHPQSVPNVSPVSVELQEPSLSQLLEALVSVVATLGEVTATVTGPYRGVRRCVPPKLLHAALRIFTWSLRKALERPGVSSLDDPGVPSLGQTLATLGATPGATWADVRATGSAWRELVAACEERWKQLFEEITELRDACEDAALAWARDQQDKAIRRGTAGDNLAATAQQLMVALDRDEEASAGATHSAQVMAATSEAMGEAVVAPRPVRAAIRRRHWAEMALEPLQRLVDACDKGSEFISYMECQLRDIEAALEGTKEASPDVPKDLVAKVAKAEQLWEASTRLFNHHLLGTLGDIHDLLLSPYGGCGGPNGPGSRAVADRCQKAIEEIPRLLQDSDITTATSSRQ, encoded by the exons ATGGAGAGACAGCAGGCAGGcgtggccctggggctgctggagcgctTGGCGGCCGTGTGTGACGAAGCCACTGTGTTCCCCCGGGAGCTGCAGCGCCTGCTCAGGGACATTGAGGCCACCCTGAAGGAGACAAATGAGGCGTCTCTTGATGTCCCCGAGGACTTGGTGGCCAAGGTGGCCGACGCCGAGCGGCTGTGTGAGGCCAACGCCCACCTGGCAAAGGATCACCTGGCAAAGACAGTTCGAGACATCATCAAGTTCTTGTTCCCTGGTGGTCCCGCCAGCCTCAGTGCCCGTGAGGTGGCTGAGCGGTGCCAAAGAGCCATCGAGGACATTCCAAGGCTCCTTCGACCCCTGgagtgtccccaaagtgtccccaaggtgttcCCAGTGACCATGGAGCTCCAAGAG ctgtccCCGGCCtttctgcagccacaggtcaCTGTCGTGGCCATCCTGGGTGACCTGCTGGCCACCCTGCCCAGTGAGGACGAGATTAATCTGCTGTTCACGTGTCCAAGTGACTTTTACAGGGACCTGAGGGTCCTCACCTGGGAGCTCCGGGACACCCGGCACTGCACTGAAGACTGGAGGCACCGCACTGTCACCTGGGATGATGATGACGCTGTCACCTCTCTTAGCCAGGCCCTGGCTGCCTGGGAGAGCACCCCAGGGATGTCCCAGAAGCGTGTGACAATGGCAGCCAGGAATTGGCAGGGGTTGGTAAATGCGCTTGTGaacagctgggccaggctggccaGGATAGCCACCAAGCTCCCCAATgcctgcagggatttggccgCCAAGGCGGCCGACAGGGCAGCCACCGCCaccagccaggccagggagctgcaggacgaGGCTGCCCGTgatgggacagctcaggaaaacatggtggagctgggtcaggccctgggcagggaggagggtgCCGAGGTGGTGGCCAGGCATGAAGCCCAGGTGAGGAGAGAGGCCATGGTGGCTGCCAGCGAGGCAAGAAGGGCCACCATGGTGAGACAGCGGCTGGAggcgtccctggggctgctggagcgctTGGTGGCCACGTGTGACGAAGCCACCGCGTTCCCCCGGGAGCTGCAGCGCCTGCTGAAGGCCATCAAGGCTGCCCTGAAGGGGACAATTGAGGCGTCCCCCAAAGTCTCTGAGGACTTGGTGGCCAAGGTGGCCGTGGccgagcagctgtgggaggccaaCGCCCGCCTGGCCAAGGATCACCTGGAGGGGACACTTCAAGGCagcattatttttcatttcaatggTGATGGTCCcaccagccccagtgcctgtgGGGTGGCCGGGCAGTGCCAAAGAGCCATGGAGTACATCGCAAGGCTCCTTGGacccccagagcatccccagagtgtccccaaggtgtcctcAGTGAGCATGGAGCTCCAAGag CtgtctccagccctgctgcagccagaggtcaCTGCCGTGGCCATCCTGGGTGAGCTGCTGGCCAGCCTGCCCAGGCAGGATGAGGAGATGTATCTGCACGTCCCAAAGTGCCTGTACTGGGATCTGAAGAATTTCACCAGCAACCTTCGCTTCACCCTGTACTGCACTGATAACACCTGGTGGCGCCACAGTGTCACCTCTGGTGATGATGACCCTGTCACCTCCCTCAGCCGGGCCCTGGCTGCCTGTGAGAGCACCCGAGGGACTACCTGGGACAATGTGACAAAGGCGGCCAGCGAGTGGCAGTGGTTGGTGTCTGTGCATGTGTACAGATGGGCTGAgctggccagggcagccacTGAGCTTCGCAACACCTGCAGGGAGGTGGTCACTGAGGCGGCTGACAGGGAGGCCTCTGCCACTGCCTGGGCAAGGGACTTGCAGGCCCTGGCTGCCCGTgatgggacagctcaggaaaacatggtggagctgggtcaggcccTGGTCAGGGAGGAGGGGGCCGAGATGGAGGACAGGTATGAAACCCAGGTGAGGAGAGATGCCAGGGTGGCTGCCAGAGAGGCAACAAGGGCCACCAtggagaggcagcaggcagaggcggccctgaggctgctggagcGCTTGGTGGCCACGTGTGATGAAGCCACCGCAttcccccaggagctgcagtgcctgctctgggaCACCAAGGCCGCCCTGAAGGGGACAAGTGAAGCatcccccaatgtccccgaGGACTTGGTGGCCAAGGTGGCCATGGccgagcagctgtgggaggccaaGAGGCGCCTTGCCAAGGATCACCTCCTGAGGGCAGTTCCAGGCACCAGCAAGTTCTATTTCACTGGTGGTCCcgccagccccagtgcctgtgAGGTGGCTGAATGGTGCCAAAGAGCCATCGAGGACATCCCAAGGCTCCTTCGacccccagagcatccccagagcgtccccaatgtgtccccaGTGAGCGTGGAGCTCCAAGAG CCatccctttcccagctgctggaggctctggTCTCCGTGGTGGCCACTCTGGGCGAGGTGACAGCCACCGTGACCGGGCCATACCGGGGCGTGCGGCGCTGTGTGCCCCCAAAGTTGCTGCACGCGGCCCTGAGGATCTTCACCTGGAGCCTCCGTAAGGCCCTGGAACGCCCCGGTGTCAGCTCCCTGGATGaccctggtgtcccctccctgggccaGACCCTGGCCACCCTCGGGGCCACCCCGGGGGCCACCTGGGCCGATGTGAGAGCCACAGGCAGCGCCTGGCGGGAGTTGGTGGCTGCATGTGAGGAGAGATGGAAACAGCTGTTCGAGGAGATCACCGAGCTCCGTGATGCCTGCGAGGACGCAGCCCTCGCCTGGGCCAGGGACCAACAGGACAAGGCCATccgcaggggcacagctggggacaacctggcagccacagcccagcagctgatGGTGGCCCTGGACAGGGATGAGGAGGCCTCGGCAGGGGCCACGCACAGTGCCCAGGTGATGGCGGCCACCAGTGAGGCCATGGGAGAGGCTGTGGTGGCCCCCAGGCCGGTGAGGGCAGCCATCAGGAGGAGACATTGGGCAGAAATGGCCCTGGAGCCACTGCAGCGCTTGGTGGACGCGTGTGACAAAGGCAGTGAGTTTATCAGTTACATGGAGTGCCAGCTCAGGGACATcgaggctgccctggaggggaCAAAGGAGGCATCCCCCGATGTTCCCAAGGACTTGGTGGCCAaagtggccaaggctgagcagctgtgggaggccagCACCCGCCTGTTCAACCATCACCTtctggggacacttggggacatccACGACCTCCTCTTGAGTCCCTATGGTGGCTGTGGTGGCCCCAATGGCCCTGGCAGCCGTGCGGTGGCTGACCGGTGCCAAAAAGCCATTGAGGAAATCCCAAGGCTGCTTCAGGATAGTGACATCACCACTGCAACATCATCGCGGCAGTGA
- the LOC131093380 gene encoding uncharacterized protein LOC131093380 isoform X2, which translates to MERQQAGVALGLLERLAAVCDEATVFPRELQRLLRDIEATLKETNEASLDVPEDLVAKVADAERLCEANAHLAKDHLAKTVRDIIKFLFPGGPASLSAREVAERCQRAIEDIPRLLRPLECPQSVPKVFPVTMELQELSPAFLQPQVTVVAILGDLLATLPSEDEINLLFTCPSDFYRDLRVLTWELRDTRHCTEDWRHRTVTWDDDDAVTSLSQALAAWESTPGMSQKRVTMAARNWQGLVNALVNSWARLARIATKLPNACRDLAAKAADRAATATSQARELQDEAARDGTAQENMVELGQALGREEGAEVVARHEAQVRREAMVAASEARRATMVRQRLEASLGLLERLVATCDEATAFPRELQRLLKAIKAALKGTIEASPKVSEDLVAKVAVAEQLWEANARLAKDHLEGTLQGSIIFHFNGDGPTSPSACGVAGQCQRAMEYIARLLGPPEHPQSVPKVSSVSMELQEELQCLLWDTKAALKGTSEASPNVPEDLVAKVAMAEQLWEAKRRLAKDHLLRAVPGTSKFYFTGGPASPSACEVAEWCQRAIEDIPRLLRPPEHPQSVPNVSPVSVELQEPSLSQLLEALVSVVATLGEVTATVTGPYRGVRRCVPPKLLHAALRIFTWSLRKALERPGVSSLDDPGVPSLGQTLATLGATPGATWADVRATGSAWRELVAACEERWKQLFEEITELRDACEDAALAWARDQQDKAIRRGTAGDNLAATAQQLMVALDRDEEASAGATHSAQVMAATSEAMGEAVVAPRPVRAAIRRRHWAEMALEPLQRLVDACDKGSEFISYMECQLRDIEAALEGTKEASPDVPKDLVAKVAKAEQLWEASTRLFNHHLLGTLGDIHDLLLSPYGGCGGPNGPGSRAVADRCQKAIEEIPRLLQDSDITTATSSRQ; encoded by the exons ATGGAGAGACAGCAGGCAGGcgtggccctggggctgctggagcgctTGGCGGCCGTGTGTGACGAAGCCACTGTGTTCCCCCGGGAGCTGCAGCGCCTGCTCAGGGACATTGAGGCCACCCTGAAGGAGACAAATGAGGCGTCTCTTGATGTCCCCGAGGACTTGGTGGCCAAGGTGGCCGACGCCGAGCGGCTGTGTGAGGCCAACGCCCACCTGGCAAAGGATCACCTGGCAAAGACAGTTCGAGACATCATCAAGTTCTTGTTCCCTGGTGGTCCCGCCAGCCTCAGTGCCCGTGAGGTGGCTGAGCGGTGCCAAAGAGCCATCGAGGACATTCCAAGGCTCCTTCGACCCCTGgagtgtccccaaagtgtccccaaggtgttcCCAGTGACCATGGAGCTCCAAGAG ctgtccCCGGCCtttctgcagccacaggtcaCTGTCGTGGCCATCCTGGGTGACCTGCTGGCCACCCTGCCCAGTGAGGACGAGATTAATCTGCTGTTCACGTGTCCAAGTGACTTTTACAGGGACCTGAGGGTCCTCACCTGGGAGCTCCGGGACACCCGGCACTGCACTGAAGACTGGAGGCACCGCACTGTCACCTGGGATGATGATGACGCTGTCACCTCTCTTAGCCAGGCCCTGGCTGCCTGGGAGAGCACCCCAGGGATGTCCCAGAAGCGTGTGACAATGGCAGCCAGGAATTGGCAGGGGTTGGTAAATGCGCTTGTGaacagctgggccaggctggccaGGATAGCCACCAAGCTCCCCAATgcctgcagggatttggccgCCAAGGCGGCCGACAGGGCAGCCACCGCCaccagccaggccagggagctgcaggacgaGGCTGCCCGTgatgggacagctcaggaaaacatggtggagctgggtcaggccctgggcagggaggagggtgCCGAGGTGGTGGCCAGGCATGAAGCCCAGGTGAGGAGAGAGGCCATGGTGGCTGCCAGCGAGGCAAGAAGGGCCACCATGGTGAGACAGCGGCTGGAggcgtccctggggctgctggagcgctTGGTGGCCACGTGTGACGAAGCCACCGCGTTCCCCCGGGAGCTGCAGCGCCTGCTGAAGGCCATCAAGGCTGCCCTGAAGGGGACAATTGAGGCGTCCCCCAAAGTCTCTGAGGACTTGGTGGCCAAGGTGGCCGTGGccgagcagctgtgggaggccaaCGCCCGCCTGGCCAAGGATCACCTGGAGGGGACACTTCAAGGCagcattatttttcatttcaatggTGATGGTCCcaccagccccagtgcctgtgGGGTGGCCGGGCAGTGCCAAAGAGCCATGGAGTACATCGCAAGGCTCCTTGGacccccagagcatccccagagtgtccccaaggtgtcctcAGTGAGCATGGAGCTCCAAGag gagctgcagtgcctgctctgggaCACCAAGGCCGCCCTGAAGGGGACAAGTGAAGCatcccccaatgtccccgaGGACTTGGTGGCCAAGGTGGCCATGGccgagcagctgtgggaggccaaGAGGCGCCTTGCCAAGGATCACCTCCTGAGGGCAGTTCCAGGCACCAGCAAGTTCTATTTCACTGGTGGTCCcgccagccccagtgcctgtgAGGTGGCTGAATGGTGCCAAAGAGCCATCGAGGACATCCCAAGGCTCCTTCGacccccagagcatccccagagcgtccccaatgtgtccccaGTGAGCGTGGAGCTCCAAGAG CCatccctttcccagctgctggaggctctggTCTCCGTGGTGGCCACTCTGGGCGAGGTGACAGCCACCGTGACCGGGCCATACCGGGGCGTGCGGCGCTGTGTGCCCCCAAAGTTGCTGCACGCGGCCCTGAGGATCTTCACCTGGAGCCTCCGTAAGGCCCTGGAACGCCCCGGTGTCAGCTCCCTGGATGaccctggtgtcccctccctgggccaGACCCTGGCCACCCTCGGGGCCACCCCGGGGGCCACCTGGGCCGATGTGAGAGCCACAGGCAGCGCCTGGCGGGAGTTGGTGGCTGCATGTGAGGAGAGATGGAAACAGCTGTTCGAGGAGATCACCGAGCTCCGTGATGCCTGCGAGGACGCAGCCCTCGCCTGGGCCAGGGACCAACAGGACAAGGCCATccgcaggggcacagctggggacaacctggcagccacagcccagcagctgatGGTGGCCCTGGACAGGGATGAGGAGGCCTCGGCAGGGGCCACGCACAGTGCCCAGGTGATGGCGGCCACCAGTGAGGCCATGGGAGAGGCTGTGGTGGCCCCCAGGCCGGTGAGGGCAGCCATCAGGAGGAGACATTGGGCAGAAATGGCCCTGGAGCCACTGCAGCGCTTGGTGGACGCGTGTGACAAAGGCAGTGAGTTTATCAGTTACATGGAGTGCCAGCTCAGGGACATcgaggctgccctggaggggaCAAAGGAGGCATCCCCCGATGTTCCCAAGGACTTGGTGGCCAaagtggccaaggctgagcagctgtgggaggccagCACCCGCCTGTTCAACCATCACCTtctggggacacttggggacatccACGACCTCCTCTTGAGTCCCTATGGTGGCTGTGGTGGCCCCAATGGCCCTGGCAGCCGTGCGGTGGCTGACCGGTGCCAAAAAGCCATTGAGGAAATCCCAAGGCTGCTTCAGGATAGTGACATCACCACTGCAACATCATCGCGGCAGTGA